The proteins below come from a single Mus musculus strain C57BL/6J chromosome 5, GRCm38.p6 C57BL/6J genomic window:
- the Fbrsl1 gene encoding fibrosin-1-like protein isoform 3 (isoform 3 is encoded by transcript variant 3), whose translation MEAKVRPSRRSRAQRDRGRRREAARDARAQSPSSGEEPEPSPGKENAGLHGAPPQRPTPLRAARPPRRRRRESSSQEEEVIDGFAIASFSTLEALEKDMALKPHERKEKWDQRLVKKPRESENCPSAELSENRQPLEVGSPGQDAEPSCDEGTRKVPLQPSKQVCSPEGGPLPASPWHQNGPAQHQQQQQPSQSSQPQGPLPAPGQPCQPQRPPPGQRAWPHRSLLGLRQPCQPRRPLLGPGQHHRPQLLLPAPDQLSQPQRSRLAQPRTPLLALPGSRQRLRSIQTPWHRYRPLRSLLTSCHLCRSLLTVWHRCQPLRSWTTLCPCDQPCRATTGQHCQPPQSLLVRCHQCPRTLTLQPRRRPTSCLSGQCCCPQRALLASRQQNQPHRSFLGQPSCSQQSSVGPKQPQQLVEGPEQTSPPKPALLSSRQSQQQKCPRLSPEQSHIPKQPLMGPKKRLRSLLGPDQPRKPQPLLPLPDRPSLLGQPGLAPQPLLRPLCQLRRQSLLGLVPARHPRPSILGHPFRPLRSQWTRHSAPGVARQAPSVSPGA comes from the exons ATGGAGGCCAAGGTCCGGCCAAGCCGGCGTTCGCGCGCGCAGCGAGATCGCGGCCGGCGTCGGGAAGCCGCCCGGGACGCCCGCGCCCAGAGCCCGTCGTCGGGTGAGGAGCCAGAGCCCAGTCCTGGCAAGGAGAACGCGGGACTCCACGGCGCGCCGCCTCAGCGCCCTACGCCTCTGCGCGCTGCGCGCCCCCCGCGGCGCCGTCGCCGCGAGTCCAGCTCGCAGGAGGAGGAGGTTATTGACGGCTTCGCTATAGCCAGCTTCAGCACCCTGGAGGCCCTGGAG AAGGATATGGCTCTGAAGCCACATGAACGGAAGGAGAAATGGGATCAACGCCTTGTGAAGAAGCCCCGAGAGTCAGAAAACTGTCCATCTGCAGAGCTGAGCGAGAACAGGCAGCCCCTGGAGGTGGGCAGTCCAGGGCAGGATGCAGAGCCCTCTTGTGATGAAGGGACTAGGAAGGTCCCTTTGCAGCCCTCCAAACAG GTGTGCTCCCCAGAAGGGGGGCCGCTCCCAGCCAGCCCCTGGCACCAGAACGGCCCGgcccagcaccagcagcagcaacagcccaGCCAGTCCAGCCAGCCCCAGGGGCCCCTCCCAGCCCCAGGGCAGCCCTGCCAGCCCCAGCGGCCGCCCCCGGGTCAGCGTGCTTGGCCCCATCGATCACTTCTAGGCTTGAGACAGCCCTGCCAGCCCCGGCGCCCACTTCTGGGCCCTGGTCAGCACCATCGTCCCCAGCTTCTGCTTCCGGCCCCAGATCAGCTCAGCCAGCCCCAGCGCTCACGCCTGGCTCAGCCCCGCACGCCTCTCTTGGCGCTTCCAGGCTCCAGGCAGCGCCTGCGGTCCATCCAGACTCCATGGCATCGCTACCGCCCACTCCGGTCCCTGTTGACCTCATGTCACCTCTGCCGGTCTCTACTGACCGTTTGGCACCGTTGCCAACCTTTGCGGTCATGGACCACACTGTGTCCTTGTGACCAGCCCTGTAGGGCTACCACAGGACAGCACTGCCAGCCCCCACAGTCTCTGCTAGTCCGGTGTCATCAGTGCCCTCGGACTCTCACCTTGCAACCACGCCGTCGTCCCACCAGCTGCCTTTCAGGCCAGTGCTGCTGCCCCCAGCGGGCACTCTTGGCCTCACGTCAGCAGAACCAGCCCCATAGATCCTTCCTGGGCCAGCCTAGCTGCTCTCAACAGTCATCAGTGGGCCCCAAGCAGCCTCAGCAGTTAGTTGAAGGCCCAGAACAAACCAGCCCTCCCAAGCCTGCCCTGCTGAGCTCTAGACAGTCACAACAGCAGAAGTGCCCCCGTCTTAGCCCAGAGCAATCCCACATACCCAAACAGCCCCTCATGGGCCCAAAGAAACGCCTGCGGTCACTTCTGGGTCCAGACCAGCCTCGAAAACCCCAACCGTTACTTCCTCTTCCTGATCGCCCTTCACTTCTGGGGCAGCCAGGCCTGGCCCCCCAGCCTCTTCTGAGGCCCCTTTGTCAGCTGAGACGGCAGTCCCTGCTGGGGCTGGTGCCAGCTCGTCATCCCCGGCCTTCAATATTGGGCCATCCCTTCAGGCCCCTGAGGTCACAGTGGACTCGACACTCTGCCCCAGGGGTGGCCCGCCAAGCCCCATCTGTGAGTCCTGGAGCCTGA